A portion of the Mesobacillus sp. AQ2 genome contains these proteins:
- a CDS encoding SDR family oxidoreductase codes for MKVLVVGANGQIGKQLVGLLNESKEYEVRAMLRKPEQTKEFEQKGVETAIASLEGTVEDIASALKGCDAVVFAAGSGGHTGLDKTLLVDLDGAVKTVEAAEQAGIERFIMVSALQAHKRENWSEAIKPYYVAKHYADRALLQSSLNYTIIRPGGLLNEAGTGKIKVAENLERGTIPRTDVARTILSCLNEENTFRKSFDLISGDTDVAEALKTL; via the coding sequence ATGAAAGTACTTGTCGTAGGTGCAAATGGACAGATTGGCAAACAGCTTGTCGGTCTGCTTAATGAAAGTAAAGAATATGAAGTTAGAGCAATGCTTAGAAAACCAGAACAAACTAAGGAGTTTGAACAAAAAGGTGTAGAAACAGCAATCGCCAGTCTGGAAGGTACTGTTGAGGATATCGCGTCTGCATTAAAAGGATGTGATGCGGTCGTGTTCGCAGCAGGATCGGGAGGCCATACAGGATTGGATAAAACCCTTTTAGTTGACCTGGATGGTGCCGTTAAGACGGTAGAAGCTGCAGAACAGGCCGGAATCGAAAGGTTTATCATGGTCAGTGCCCTGCAAGCCCACAAACGGGAAAACTGGTCTGAAGCCATCAAACCTTATTATGTTGCAAAACACTATGCAGACCGGGCATTGCTGCAGAGCAGCTTGAATTATACCATCATCAGGCCGGGCGGATTGCTGAATGAAGCAGGAACTGGAAAAATAAAGGTTGCTGAGAACCTGGAAAGAGGTACAATCCCTAGAACTGATGTAGCAAGAACCATCCTGTCATGCTTGAATGAGGAAAACACATTCAGAAAATCCTTCGATTTAATATCAGGTGATACAGATGTTGCAGAAGCACTAAAAACTCTATAA
- a CDS encoding YbxH family protein, translated as MGAIERSGYVFEPEYSVISQDGAIHVYYKGAFIEEITFSFEGEKPEPDKIEKLVDDYCEKHEL; from the coding sequence ATGGGTGCAATAGAACGAAGCGGCTATGTATTCGAACCTGAATATAGTGTGATCAGCCAAGATGGAGCTATTCATGTTTATTATAAAGGGGCGTTTATCGAGGAAATTACATTTTCTTTTGAAGGTGAAAAACCGGAACCAGATAAGATTGAGAAGTTAGTTGATGATTATTGTGAAAAACATGAACTATGA
- a CDS encoding dicarboxylate/amino acid:cation symporter, with protein sequence MSLTRKILYGMGLGIIVGLIFNLALPGVFESVNSYLFVPLGKIFVNLIKMLVVPIVIVSLILGTAGISDPKKLGRIGGKTIAFFLITTGIALVLAIGMSLLVQPGSGSFQLDGANFEAAQAPPVIETLLNIIPANPLGAMVEGSMLQVIAFSIIIGFGISRVGEKAAGLTKLVEQANEVMMYLVQAVMKFAPYGAFGLIATAIGSQGLDAIAAMGKYMFVVLFVLLLHMVIVYGSAVSMLGKLNPLKFFKEFSPAMIVAFSTSSSAATLPISMKTLQNNLKVSKSVSGFVQPLGATINMDGTAIMQGVATIFIAQVYGAELGFGQLLTVILTATLASIGTAGVPGVGLIMLSMVLTSVGLPVEAIALVLGVDRLLDMCRTAVNITGDAACAVYVARSEGETLGEVEIEENVTA encoded by the coding sequence ATGTCACTCACTCGTAAAATCCTTTATGGTATGGGGCTTGGTATCATTGTTGGCCTCATTTTTAACCTTGCCTTGCCAGGTGTCTTCGAAAGCGTAAATAGTTATTTATTTGTGCCTCTGGGAAAGATTTTTGTCAATTTAATTAAGATGCTTGTTGTTCCGATTGTCATTGTTTCACTAATACTAGGGACAGCGGGAATCAGTGATCCAAAAAAGCTTGGCAGAATCGGCGGCAAAACGATTGCTTTCTTTTTAATCACTACTGGAATTGCTTTGGTTTTGGCGATTGGCATGTCTCTGCTTGTGCAACCTGGTTCAGGCAGCTTCCAATTGGATGGCGCCAACTTTGAAGCTGCTCAGGCTCCGCCGGTGATTGAAACTTTGTTAAATATTATCCCGGCCAATCCTCTTGGTGCAATGGTAGAAGGCTCTATGCTTCAGGTTATTGCTTTCTCGATTATCATTGGTTTTGGAATATCAAGAGTTGGCGAAAAAGCTGCCGGGTTGACCAAGCTTGTTGAACAGGCAAACGAGGTCATGATGTATTTGGTTCAGGCAGTCATGAAATTTGCGCCATATGGAGCTTTTGGTTTGATTGCTACAGCAATCGGCAGCCAGGGACTGGATGCCATTGCAGCCATGGGTAAATACATGTTTGTGGTACTGTTTGTATTGTTGCTTCACATGGTCATCGTCTATGGATCGGCTGTATCTATGCTTGGAAAATTGAATCCTCTTAAATTCTTTAAAGAGTTCTCCCCTGCTATGATTGTTGCCTTCAGCACTTCAAGCAGTGCGGCTACCCTGCCGATTTCGATGAAAACCTTGCAAAACAACCTAAAGGTTTCTAAAAGTGTCAGTGGGTTCGTTCAGCCGCTAGGTGCGACCATCAATATGGATGGAACTGCCATCATGCAAGGGGTTGCGACCATCTTTATTGCCCAGGTCTATGGTGCGGAATTAGGATTTGGCCAGCTATTGACGGTCATTTTGACTGCAACACTGGCAAGCATTGGGACAGCTGGAGTCCCTGGAGTAGGATTGATCATGCTGTCTATGGTATTAACATCAGTCGGTTTGCCGGTTGAAGCCATCGCTTTAGTCCTTGGGGTGGACCGTCTCCTTGATATGTGCAGGACAGCAGTTAATATTACCGGGGATGCTGCCTGTGCTGTGTATGTCGCACGCTCTGAAGGGGAAACCTTAGGAGAGGTTGAAATCGAGGAAAATGTAACAGCATAA
- a CDS encoding methyltransferase domain-containing protein: protein MDSQEKWNSKYTNRLTDNAPPEPNNRLLMMSGYLSEGEALDIACGLGGNSIFLAEMGYEVTAFDISDVAVDFVQERAAGKKLHITVKTADLTKEKSVLSGMKYNIVVLTYYLDRSLFPLMKELIQADGYLFIETFFQNGSSGNPNIANRYKLESNELLREFSDWRVLYFEENEHEGRQTIFCQKPAI, encoded by the coding sequence ATGGATTCACAAGAAAAATGGAATTCAAAATACACGAATCGATTGACTGATAATGCACCACCTGAACCAAATAACAGATTACTAATGATGTCAGGGTATTTAAGCGAAGGGGAAGCGCTCGACATTGCTTGTGGCCTTGGAGGCAACAGCATTTTCCTTGCAGAAATGGGTTATGAAGTGACAGCATTTGATATCTCGGACGTTGCTGTTGACTTTGTTCAAGAGCGGGCAGCTGGCAAAAAGCTGCATATTACGGTTAAAACTGCCGATCTCACGAAAGAAAAATCGGTTTTATCGGGAATGAAATATAATATTGTGGTGTTGACCTATTATTTGGACCGTTCTTTGTTTCCACTGATGAAGGAATTGATCCAAGCAGATGGTTATTTGTTCATAGAAACCTTTTTTCAAAATGGCTCTTCAGGAAACCCGAATATTGCGAATCGATACAAACTGGAATCAAATGAATTGCTGAGAGAATTCAGTGACTGGAGAGTTCTTTATTTTGAGGAAAACGAGCATGAAGGACGTCAGACAATTTTTTGCCAGAAACCAGCAATATAA
- a CDS encoding MFS transporter codes for MKFNGNEKWSIYNGLASTAATNMVNGYIPLFAISVLGATNQQIGLIVSLPSIIGMLALIPGAIWLNRVQSKKNFAVISTFVTRLLFSLILFVPFLGNPYAAWALVILIALLNFPGALSGLSWQSMIGDLVPEKRRGEFFSSRNRYNTIAAMAVTFGTGVFLQQFDKDNAFPYQLLFIAAFLFAAAEVFFLIKHKEPERIKNEERLEEKRKKLSLDLYKHKPFLAFIISALLFNFTAQMAWSLFSIYQIKEANATALWLSLFSVTNQLAQIISIKWWANAADRRGNSFVLFIAAAGMATAPALTILSSNLVYLTLINLWIGLFVSGTNLLLFNQLLKASPEKGRTNYIANYNFLLSIVGFIAPQVGVMLLNGLGMAAAMNLISLFRMAAAFSFLFVALKLERRIIAESI; via the coding sequence TTGAAATTTAATGGAAATGAGAAGTGGAGCATCTATAACGGACTTGCTTCCACCGCAGCTACTAATATGGTCAACGGGTATATTCCTTTATTCGCCATCAGTGTTCTTGGAGCCACAAACCAGCAGATAGGTCTGATTGTCTCCCTTCCTTCAATTATAGGAATGCTTGCATTGATTCCGGGGGCCATTTGGCTGAACCGCGTACAAAGCAAAAAGAACTTTGCGGTCATTTCAACGTTCGTTACCCGCCTACTATTCAGCTTGATTCTTTTCGTTCCATTTCTCGGGAATCCGTATGCAGCATGGGCGCTGGTGATCCTTATCGCTTTGCTTAACTTCCCTGGTGCGTTATCTGGACTGTCATGGCAATCCATGATCGGTGACCTGGTACCCGAAAAGCGGAGAGGAGAATTTTTCAGCTCACGAAATAGATATAACACGATTGCCGCAATGGCTGTAACATTCGGTACCGGAGTTTTCTTGCAACAGTTTGATAAAGATAATGCTTTTCCTTACCAACTTTTATTTATTGCTGCCTTTCTGTTTGCGGCAGCAGAAGTTTTTTTTCTTATTAAACACAAAGAACCTGAAAGAATAAAAAATGAAGAGAGACTAGAAGAAAAAAGAAAGAAGCTGTCACTTGACCTATATAAGCACAAACCGTTTTTAGCGTTCATCATATCTGCTTTGTTGTTCAATTTTACTGCCCAGATGGCATGGTCTCTCTTCAGTATCTATCAAATTAAAGAGGCAAACGCGACGGCACTATGGTTAAGCCTTTTTTCCGTTACTAACCAGCTGGCACAAATCATCAGTATAAAATGGTGGGCAAATGCCGCAGACCGGCGTGGAAACAGCTTCGTATTATTCATCGCCGCAGCAGGTATGGCAACAGCACCTGCTTTAACTATACTTTCAAGTAATCTTGTTTATTTAACTTTGATCAACCTGTGGATTGGCTTGTTTGTATCTGGAACCAACCTGCTGTTATTCAACCAGCTCCTTAAGGCATCACCGGAAAAAGGCCGCACGAATTATATTGCCAATTATAACTTCCTGCTTTCAATCGTTGGATTCATTGCCCCGCAGGTGGGAGTCATGCTTCTTAATGGACTTGGCATGGCTGCGGCCATGAATCTCATCTCGCTATTCAGGATGGCTGCCGCGTTCTCTTTCTTGTTTGTTGCCTTAAAACTGGAACGGAGAATCATAGCAGAATCTATTTAA
- a CDS encoding nucleoside hydrolase produces MFNILLFTDSGVDDSLALMYALLHPQLNVVGVVTGYGNITKEQAINNTAYLLQLGGREEIPIIAGASGPLSGELATFYPEIHGPEGLGPIRPPEDLGEVEVFDIDKILDIVNEYPDNLVIVGVGRQTELAIPFILYGKDAFKTVNAFYIMGGAFLVPGNVTAEAEANFYADPIAANQVLEKARNVFLHPLNITNKAIIPPAVIDYLAENSHSPFKKLIKPVYDYYFEAYKENVPGILGAPLHDVITLSALVNKNLVKYLPRRVTVELFGRAKGKSMADFRPKPAPEPEDDLDWIGMEADIPAFIEDFTLIFMGSKTTKG; encoded by the coding sequence ATGTTTAATATCCTTTTGTTCACGGATTCCGGGGTGGATGATTCTTTGGCACTGATGTATGCGTTGCTGCATCCTCAGCTCAATGTCGTAGGTGTTGTAACCGGTTATGGAAACATCACAAAGGAACAGGCAATTAATAATACTGCCTATTTATTGCAGCTTGGCGGAAGAGAGGAAATACCAATCATCGCAGGCGCTTCAGGACCATTATCCGGTGAACTGGCAACCTTTTATCCAGAAATCCATGGCCCAGAAGGTCTTGGCCCAATCAGGCCGCCAGAGGATTTGGGAGAGGTAGAGGTATTTGATATTGATAAAATCCTGGATATTGTGAATGAATACCCAGATAATTTAGTGATTGTCGGTGTCGGAAGGCAAACGGAACTGGCTATCCCATTCATCCTATATGGAAAGGATGCTTTCAAAACCGTAAATGCTTTTTACATCATGGGGGGAGCATTCCTTGTTCCCGGAAATGTCACAGCAGAAGCCGAGGCAAATTTTTATGCAGACCCGATTGCGGCCAATCAGGTGCTGGAAAAGGCAAGAAATGTATTCCTGCATCCTTTGAACATTACCAACAAAGCAATTATCCCGCCTGCAGTAATCGACTACCTTGCTGAAAACAGCCATTCCCCTTTCAAAAAGCTCATCAAACCTGTATACGATTATTACTTTGAAGCATATAAAGAGAACGTACCTGGCATACTGGGAGCACCACTGCATGATGTGATCACTTTAAGTGCTCTCGTGAATAAAAACCTCGTCAAATATCTGCCCAGAAGGGTTACCGTCGAATTGTTCGGCCGCGCCAAAGGGAAAAGCATGGCCGACTTCAGACCGAAACCAGCACCTGAACCGGAAGATGACCTGGACTGGATCGGTATGGAGGCAGACATACCAGCTTTCATCGAAGATTTCACCCTTATTTTTATGGGGAGTAAGACAACTAAAGGATAA
- a CDS encoding MFS transporter yields MNRKVFLYVKAFSDLGTFMDLIAINVLMYIATGSPAWLAATMAFRTLGGVLSSLFSGVLADRFDRRKIMIWTDIFRAVIILSLIPFPNPVMILIVCFLIGLTSSFFAVSYSAEIPQIFGQDKVLETNALISRLTSISLVLGFIGAGMITDFLGYQITLIIDAATYLLSAGVLIKMKWQTTASVGTDLIASGVKEKVSQIGKDLKEVYSFILSVPMLLYINIIFLVGSFAGASHNLGIPLLADAIVTSKQSLIYGLIWGVWGIGSVLASMLLPRMNFIKGNRLYRTYFVSAILMSAGFITFLSNINIWVVLMFAFFTGIFDACFTTLHATILQQTDNYIRGRIFGVGMLLKSLGFALGFLVAPILLEALSLAKMVWIFHGTLIISSILVILISNAGPRKYKEVKQGL; encoded by the coding sequence ATGAACCGCAAAGTTTTTCTGTATGTAAAAGCATTTTCGGATCTCGGCACTTTTATGGATTTAATTGCTATCAATGTATTAATGTATATTGCAACTGGAAGTCCTGCCTGGCTTGCTGCCACAATGGCATTCCGGACCTTAGGCGGTGTCCTGTCGAGCTTATTTTCAGGTGTCCTTGCAGACCGTTTTGACCGGAGGAAAATCATGATTTGGACCGATATTTTTCGGGCAGTCATCATTCTTAGCTTAATCCCCTTCCCTAATCCGGTTATGATCCTGATTGTATGCTTCCTGATCGGTTTGACAAGCAGCTTTTTTGCTGTAAGCTACAGTGCCGAAATTCCACAAATATTCGGCCAGGATAAGGTCCTCGAAACGAACGCGCTGATTTCAAGACTGACATCGATCAGTCTCGTATTAGGGTTCATTGGAGCAGGAATGATAACCGATTTTCTTGGATACCAGATTACCTTAATCATCGACGCAGCCACATATCTGTTATCAGCAGGCGTTCTTATCAAAATGAAATGGCAAACAACTGCGTCAGTCGGTACAGATCTTATAGCGTCTGGAGTGAAAGAAAAAGTATCACAGATTGGCAAAGACTTAAAAGAAGTATATTCTTTCATTTTATCTGTGCCGATGTTGTTATACATAAACATCATATTTCTCGTCGGTTCATTCGCCGGTGCCTCACATAACCTGGGAATTCCATTGTTGGCTGATGCAATTGTTACCAGTAAGCAAAGCTTAATATATGGACTGATCTGGGGCGTCTGGGGAATAGGTTCTGTATTGGCCAGCATGCTTTTGCCGAGGATGAATTTTATCAAGGGAAATCGCTTGTATCGTACCTATTTTGTTTCAGCAATCTTGATGTCAGCTGGCTTCATAACCTTTCTCTCGAATATAAATATTTGGGTCGTACTGATGTTTGCTTTCTTTACGGGAATCTTTGATGCATGCTTTACGACCTTGCATGCTACCATTCTTCAGCAAACAGATAATTATATTAGAGGAAGAATATTTGGAGTCGGCATGCTTTTGAAATCACTGGGATTTGCGCTAGGGTTTTTGGTTGCACCTATCCTGCTAGAGGCTCTTTCACTGGCAAAAATGGTCTGGATTTTTCATGGAACATTGATTATCTCCAGCATTCTAGTGATCCTCATTTCAAATGCCGGCCCAAGGAAGTATAAAGAAGTAAAACAGGGCTTATGA
- a CDS encoding flavin reductase family protein gives MIQRVNQTVMHSYPGMVALVSVSHKGEHNIMAAGWHTYISYDPPIYGVAIGRERHSYQLVKEAGKFAINFVPFEKAELIQQAGVYSGSEHDKFEKSNICFHHGSATNSPVLKDAYIAYECEVIDRHTYGDHDWFVANIVRFYRDDEKFLANGLPDFEKLSIPLYIGRSTYAKVDKDTQFVTHTVKE, from the coding sequence ATGATTCAAAGAGTCAATCAAACCGTTATGCATAGCTATCCAGGGATGGTCGCACTCGTATCGGTGAGCCATAAGGGAGAACACAATATAATGGCAGCTGGCTGGCACACGTATATTTCTTATGATCCGCCAATTTACGGAGTTGCAATCGGCCGTGAGCGTCATTCGTATCAATTGGTAAAAGAGGCCGGAAAATTCGCCATTAATTTTGTCCCATTTGAAAAAGCAGAGCTCATACAACAAGCGGGTGTATATTCTGGATCCGAACACGACAAATTCGAAAAATCGAACATCTGTTTCCACCATGGTTCAGCTACAAATTCACCAGTACTGAAGGATGCTTATATTGCGTATGAGTGTGAAGTGATCGATCGCCATACATATGGGGACCATGACTGGTTTGTGGCAAATATCGTTCGATTTTACCGGGATGATGAGAAATTTCTTGCTAATGGTTTGCCAGATTTCGAGAAGCTATCGATTCCTCTATATATAGGAAGGTCTACATATGCAAAGGTTGATAAAGATACCCAGTTTGTTACACATACAGTAAAAGAATAA
- a CDS encoding Hsp20/alpha crystallin family protein — MDLHKLKEWMEMAQKVQGGDFWNQIFDHDYAKQFMADASTENPSEGKKENSPAVDYPAIDILESDDQVFILVDIPGVQKEDVRLSLQGDRLVIRCIINSPAYGLKPIQKERKYGNFERVLKLPELPMDYKLNAKFQNGLLEISYYKYLKNEEYISID, encoded by the coding sequence ATGGATTTACACAAATTGAAGGAATGGATGGAAATGGCCCAAAAGGTCCAAGGAGGGGATTTTTGGAACCAGATATTTGATCATGACTATGCCAAGCAATTTATGGCTGATGCTTCAACAGAAAACCCTTCTGAAGGAAAAAAAGAGAATTCTCCTGCTGTTGATTATCCCGCAATTGATATTTTAGAAAGTGATGATCAGGTATTCATCCTAGTTGATATCCCAGGTGTGCAGAAGGAGGATGTCAGGCTTTCTTTACAAGGCGATAGGCTAGTCATCCGATGTATCATCAACTCTCCAGCCTACGGTTTAAAGCCGATTCAGAAGGAGAGGAAGTATGGCAACTTCGAACGGGTATTGAAACTTCCAGAACTGCCAATGGATTATAAATTGAATGCAAAATTCCAAAATGGACTCCTGGAAATCAGCTACTATAAATATTTGAAAAATGAGGAATATATATCAATTGATTAG
- a CDS encoding papain-like cysteine protease family protein, with protein MKVMKVLLSLVLVLSIFASAGSIKTEAAARTLYVPIYNQQEDNWCWVATAQSIVYYHTGDRQTTQCTFFKWGKATTTCYDATGSLELETTRILSKAYFAATGYTVGDIVSYSVVKSQVEKQQPMLTRIVWSSGATVGHQAVIYGYDDNGTGSDYITWSDVGTSGTTPRKTTYKYFVSNATFSWDDTRVGMYD; from the coding sequence ATGAAAGTAATGAAGGTCTTGCTTAGTCTCGTATTGGTATTGAGCATATTCGCAAGTGCCGGCTCTATTAAAACGGAAGCCGCTGCCAGAACTTTGTACGTTCCAATTTACAATCAGCAAGAGGATAATTGGTGCTGGGTGGCTACGGCACAATCGATTGTATATTACCACACGGGAGATAGACAGACTACCCAATGTACATTTTTTAAATGGGGGAAGGCAACCACCACTTGTTACGATGCTACGGGTTCATTGGAATTAGAAACTACACGCATCCTGTCTAAGGCATATTTTGCAGCCACTGGATACACAGTTGGCGACATTGTGAGTTACTCCGTAGTTAAAAGTCAGGTTGAAAAACAACAGCCAATGCTGACCAGGATTGTTTGGTCAAGTGGTGCTACAGTCGGTCATCAGGCGGTCATATACGGTTATGATGACAACGGCACCGGCTCGGACTATATAACATGGTCGGATGTCGGCACATCGGGTACTACCCCGAGAAAAACTACCTACAAATATTTTGTGAGTAATGCAACCTTCTCTTGGGATGACACCAGGGTAGGAATGTACGACTAA